One Maridesulfovibrio bastinii DSM 16055 genomic region harbors:
- a CDS encoding ATP-binding protein, which produces MKVSRKLITIDEELCNGCGQCVPGCAEGALQIIDGKARLVAEKFCDGLGACLGECPTGALTVREVEADDFDPEAVKQLLKEQGREVPEHMPDPESLRTKQRAGGCPSAKIEKLSPCAAANEPVEQGTGPSRLSHWPVQLRLVPAEAPFLKGADLLLTADCVAVAMPGYHERFLPGRTVLMGCPKFDDVELYVEKLSAIFAGCGLKSVTVLEMEVPCCSGMSRIVAAAMKNAASDIPVEKIVVAKTGEIKSRGPLAQPLF; this is translated from the coding sequence ATGAAGGTAAGCAGAAAACTTATCACAATAGATGAAGAACTCTGTAACGGATGCGGACAGTGTGTGCCGGGATGTGCCGAGGGGGCGTTGCAGATAATAGATGGTAAAGCCCGGCTTGTTGCGGAAAAATTTTGTGATGGCCTTGGAGCTTGTCTTGGTGAATGTCCCACCGGAGCTTTGACTGTTCGTGAAGTTGAAGCCGATGACTTTGATCCCGAAGCTGTAAAACAGTTATTGAAAGAGCAGGGCCGGGAAGTGCCTGAGCATATGCCTGACCCTGAAAGTCTCAGAACAAAGCAAAGGGCCGGAGGCTGCCCGAGTGCAAAAATAGAAAAACTTTCGCCGTGCGCCGCAGCCAATGAGCCGGTTGAGCAGGGTACAGGGCCGTCCAGACTGAGCCACTGGCCCGTGCAGTTAAGGCTTGTTCCAGCTGAAGCTCCTTTTTTAAAGGGTGCCGACCTGCTTCTCACAGCAGATTGCGTGGCTGTAGCCATGCCGGGATATCACGAGCGTTTCTTACCGGGCAGAACTGTGCTTATGGGATGTCCAAAGTTTGATGATGTTGAGCTTTATGTAGAAAAGTTAAGTGCAATTTTTGCCGGTTGCGGACTTAAATCAGTTACTGTTCTTGAAATGGAAGTGCCGTGTTGTTCTGGAATGAGCCGTATAGTTGCTGCGGCAATGAAAAACGCAGCTTCTGATATACCGGTTGAAAAGATTGTTGTAGCAAAAACAGGTGAAATTAAATCCAGAGGTCCTCTCGCACAGCCACTATTCTGA
- a CDS encoding ferredoxin: MARQVVIDTDECIGCEACVETCPNVFSMGPGGFAMVVNSEGASEEEINEAIDMCPANCISFED, translated from the coding sequence ATGGCTCGTCAGGTTGTTATTGATACGGATGAATGCATTGGATGTGAAGCTTGTGTGGAAACCTGCCCTAATGTTTTTTCCATGGGACCGGGAGGTTTCGCTATGGTTGTAAATTCCGAAGGAGCGTCTGAGGAAGAAATTAATGAAGCTATTGATATGTGTCCTGCCAACTGTATCAGTTTTGAGGATTGA
- a CDS encoding Crp/Fnr family transcriptional regulator has translation MKQYINTIALFEGLQSAQIKKISEIAITKKARKNELLFSSGEKAEGFYGITTGKVKVYRSSPSGKEQIIHIFGPGHVFGEVPVFQGGSYPANAMAMESSELFYFGRNDFRRIIEEDPDLAMNMLAVLSKRLRLLVNQVAALSLSEVPGRLAAYLLLLKSSQQQDELQLELPKGQIAAYLGTIQETLSRVLKKMSEQGIISVNGRTITIIDEETLKNIANGNEQL, from the coding sequence ATGAAACAATATATTAATACAATAGCTTTATTTGAAGGCCTTCAAAGTGCCCAGATTAAAAAAATTTCAGAAATAGCCATAACCAAAAAAGCTCGTAAAAATGAGCTGTTATTCTCATCAGGAGAAAAAGCTGAAGGTTTTTATGGCATTACAACAGGAAAAGTCAAAGTGTACCGTTCTTCTCCTTCCGGCAAGGAACAGATTATCCATATTTTTGGTCCGGGACACGTTTTTGGTGAGGTTCCTGTTTTTCAGGGAGGCAGTTACCCTGCCAATGCAATGGCTATGGAAAGCAGTGAACTTTTTTACTTCGGGAGAAATGATTTTCGGCGGATAATTGAAGAAGACCCTGATCTGGCTATGAATATGCTGGCCGTTCTTTCAAAAAGACTTAGACTTCTGGTCAATCAGGTTGCAGCACTGAGCCTGAGCGAAGTTCCCGGACGGCTGGCAGCATATTTACTGCTGCTCAAATCTTCACAACAGCAGGATGAACTGCAACTGGAGCTGCCCAAAGGACAGATTGCCGCATATCTTGGAACTATTCAGGAGACTCTTTCAAGAGTTCTTAAAAAAATGAGTGAACAGGGAATTATCTCTGTAAACGGCAGAACAATCACCATAATTGATGAAGAAACACTTAAAAATATAGCAAATGGCAACGAGCAGCTTTAG
- a CDS encoding arsenate reductase ArsC, with protein MAQKIKLLFLCTGNSCRSQMAEGWTRHLKNDLIEVRSAGIEKHGLNQNAVKVMSEAGVDISGHSSKLIDELDIQDFDYVITVCGHAGENCPYFPGKVIHKGFDDPPALAKNASSEEQALKHFRRVRDEIRNYVETLPQSLDE; from the coding sequence ATGGCTCAAAAAATTAAACTTTTATTTCTATGTACTGGTAATTCATGCAGAAGCCAGATGGCGGAAGGCTGGACCAGACATCTAAAAAATGACCTTATTGAAGTCCGCTCTGCCGGTATAGAAAAACACGGTCTGAATCAGAATGCGGTTAAAGTAATGAGTGAAGCAGGAGTGGATATATCAGGGCACAGCTCAAAACTTATAGATGAGCTGGATATTCAGGACTTCGACTATGTAATAACCGTCTGCGGTCATGCCGGAGAAAACTGCCCCTATTTTCCGGGCAAAGTAATACATAAAGGTTTTGACGATCCGCCGGCGCTGGCAAAAAACGCTTCATCAGAAGAACAGGCATTAAAACATTTCAGGCGAGTGCGTGATGAAATCAGGAATTATGTGGAAACTCTGCCTCAAAGTCTTGATGAATAA
- a CDS encoding CHASE2 domain-containing protein, with protein MISLLTVFLYIFQPNLLQFIDYKIYDGYIQSTPSKKKSDIPVIIDIDEESLEALGQWPWPRYRLARLLNKISSSGAISTGIDILLSEPDRTSPEVIQKQLKNDLGVDINFHNLPENLQNNDQILADTLGKGTFTLGFYLNFENQKTDYPGKQKFIKPLSIAQLKTSDSQPLEKLTLNASGAVSPIRELTQAAPYCGFYNSITDFDGVVRRIPLIMSLDGRQYPSLALSTLMKAYAKKNILVKTGAGGIESIQLGTTIIPVAPQALFMIRYHGPQKEFPYYSAKDVISGKIGPKELNGKIIFIGTSAAGLKDMRVTPFSADYPGVEVHATVVDNILTGNFILKPDWVPGLELCLILISGILTTLLLTWTRSIWMFVPIAAIAVAILGGSLYAFTKYHIFLTPMYSFIVLALNFSLLTLIKFWREEGKRKFLRATFSSYLAPELINEMISKRTMPELGGEARSITAFFTDIQNFSEFSEKLTAVQLVELLNEYLSAMTDILIAEKGTLDKYEGDAIIAFFGAPIKISDHALRACRVALAMQKMNNDLRKKWSNEKIQPAAPSRNTKKIPDDQWIPGDKWPIAVHKMQTRIGINTGEIVVGNMGSSMRMNYTMMGDAVNTAARLEAGAKQYGIYTAVSDFTLQQKCKDTQGRICRVIDFFEVRLIDCIQVVGKEEPLKIYELLSVKGKLTGDEKILLNLFNKARKHYAAMEWDKAVNMFHEALKYERFKDCKINPTKVLLKRAEYYKSNPPVPAGETWDGIHRLTQK; from the coding sequence GTGATCTCTTTACTCACTGTTTTTTTATATATTTTTCAACCGAATTTGCTGCAATTTATTGATTACAAAATATATGACGGATACATTCAAAGCACACCATCAAAAAAGAAATCCGATATCCCGGTAATTATAGATATAGATGAAGAAAGTCTGGAAGCTCTCGGCCAATGGCCATGGCCGAGATATAGATTAGCCCGACTGCTTAATAAAATTTCAAGCTCCGGTGCAATTTCAACGGGAATCGACATCCTTTTAAGTGAACCGGACAGGACCTCGCCGGAAGTAATTCAAAAACAGCTTAAGAATGATCTTGGCGTAGATATTAATTTTCATAATCTTCCTGAAAATCTCCAAAATAATGATCAAATTCTGGCTGATACTCTTGGCAAAGGGACATTCACCCTCGGTTTTTATCTAAATTTTGAAAACCAAAAAACAGATTACCCCGGCAAGCAAAAATTCATAAAGCCCCTTTCAATAGCACAGCTTAAGACTTCAGATTCACAGCCATTGGAAAAATTAACTTTAAACGCTTCCGGAGCTGTTTCTCCCATCAGGGAACTGACTCAGGCTGCACCATATTGCGGATTTTACAACTCAATTACCGATTTTGACGGAGTTGTCAGACGCATTCCACTCATTATGTCTCTTGACGGCAGACAATACCCCAGCCTTGCCCTTTCCACTCTGATGAAAGCTTACGCTAAAAAAAATATTCTGGTTAAAACCGGAGCCGGAGGAATTGAATCCATACAATTGGGCACAACAATAATTCCTGTAGCCCCACAAGCTTTATTCATGATCCGTTATCACGGTCCTCAAAAAGAATTTCCGTATTACAGTGCAAAAGACGTCATTAGTGGAAAAATCGGACCCAAGGAGCTTAACGGTAAAATAATTTTTATCGGGACCTCAGCCGCAGGGCTTAAAGATATGCGAGTTACTCCATTCTCAGCTGATTATCCCGGAGTGGAGGTTCATGCCACAGTAGTCGACAATATACTGACCGGGAATTTCATCTTAAAACCGGACTGGGTTCCCGGCCTTGAACTTTGCTTAATTCTCATCTCAGGAATTTTAACAACATTACTTTTAACATGGACCAGATCAATCTGGATGTTTGTTCCTATAGCCGCGATTGCGGTAGCTATACTCGGAGGATCACTGTACGCTTTTACGAAATATCATATTTTTCTAACTCCGATGTATTCCTTTATCGTCCTCGCATTAAATTTTTCACTGCTTACACTCATAAAATTCTGGAGGGAGGAAGGAAAAAGAAAATTTCTTAGAGCCACATTTTCATCCTATCTGGCCCCGGAACTGATCAATGAAATGATTTCAAAACGGACCATGCCTGAGCTGGGAGGAGAAGCCAGATCAATAACAGCCTTCTTTACTGATATTCAAAATTTTTCAGAATTTTCTGAAAAGCTGACCGCAGTTCAGCTGGTTGAGCTTTTAAATGAATATCTTTCGGCCATGACAGATATATTAATCGCGGAAAAAGGCACCCTTGATAAATATGAAGGGGATGCCATCATTGCCTTTTTCGGAGCACCAATAAAAATTTCTGATCACGCTTTAAGGGCCTGCCGAGTAGCTCTGGCAATGCAAAAAATGAATAACGATCTGCGCAAAAAATGGAGCAATGAAAAAATTCAACCGGCAGCACCATCAAGAAACACTAAAAAGATACCTGACGATCAATGGATTCCCGGTGATAAGTGGCCTATTGCCGTACATAAAATGCAAACCCGCATTGGCATCAATACCGGTGAAATTGTTGTAGGCAATATGGGTAGTTCCATGCGTATGAACTATACCATGATGGGAGATGCCGTTAACACGGCAGCCCGCCTTGAGGCCGGAGCCAAGCAGTATGGGATTTATACCGCAGTCAGCGATTTTACACTTCAACAGAAATGCAAAGATACGCAAGGCAGGATATGCAGAGTTATTGATTTTTTCGAGGTCAGGCTTATCGACTGCATTCAAGTAGTAGGCAAAGAGGAGCCGCTAAAAATTTATGAACTGCTGTCAGTAAAAGGAAAATTAACCGGGGATGAAAAAATCCTGCTCAATCTGTTCAATAAAGCCAGAAAACATTATGCGGCGATGGAATGGGATAAGGCCGTCAATATGTTCCATGAAGCTCTAAAATACGAAAGATTTAAGGATTGCAAAATAAACCCGACCAAAGTTCTGCTGAAAAGAGCTGAATATTATAAATCAAATCCACCTGTGCCTGCCGGAGAAACATGGGACGGTATTCATCGCCTGACCCAAAAATAA
- the hcp gene encoding hydroxylamine reductase, translating to MFCNQCEQTAKGIGCTKAGVCGKTGEVSAMQDLLIQMLRELSLVADKARKNGIEISAEINRFTAKAVFSTLTNVNFDDERFVGLISKAAAFRDELAAKVGGTDCSLSMTVPASDLEGMKKQGEQFSTDSFDADPDLKSLKQILIYGMKGVAAYADHAALLGQESEEVYSFIHKGLAATLENLGMEELVGLCMECGAVNLKAMELLDAANTGTYGHPVPTEVPLGAEKGKAILVSGHDLKDLGRLLEQTEGKGINIYTHGEMLPCHGYPELKKYKHFYGHYGTAWQNQQKEFAEFPGAILMTTNCIQKPVTSYHDNIFTTGLVGWPGVTHVSNDDFTPVIEKALEMDGFTEKTEKGKVLSGFARNTVLGVADKVIDGVKSGAIRHFFLVGGCDGAKSGRNYYTEFVEKVPEDCIVLTLACGKFRFFDKQLGDIGGIPRLLDIGQCNDAYSAIKIAVALAEAFECGVNDLPLSMILSWYEQKAVAILLTLLHLGIKDIRLGPSLPAFISPNVLNFLVENFNIMPISTPDDDLKAILG from the coding sequence ATGTTTTGTAATCAGTGTGAACAGACTGCCAAGGGTATTGGGTGTACGAAGGCCGGTGTATGCGGAAAGACCGGTGAGGTTTCCGCAATGCAGGATTTACTGATCCAGATGCTCAGAGAACTCAGTCTCGTGGCTGACAAAGCCCGCAAAAACGGTATTGAAATTTCTGCTGAAATAAATCGTTTTACAGCAAAGGCTGTTTTTTCAACTTTGACCAACGTCAATTTTGACGATGAACGCTTTGTTGGCCTTATCAGCAAAGCCGCAGCATTTCGCGACGAACTCGCTGCAAAGGTGGGCGGAACAGACTGTTCTTTGAGTATGACTGTCCCCGCTTCCGATCTGGAAGGAATGAAAAAGCAGGGTGAGCAGTTCTCAACAGATTCCTTTGATGCTGATCCCGATCTTAAATCCTTAAAGCAGATACTTATCTATGGAATGAAAGGTGTGGCCGCGTATGCTGATCATGCTGCACTTCTGGGACAGGAAAGTGAAGAAGTCTATTCTTTCATCCATAAAGGCCTTGCCGCTACTCTTGAGAATCTCGGGATGGAAGAGCTGGTCGGATTATGCATGGAATGCGGTGCGGTCAACCTGAAAGCTATGGAACTTCTTGATGCTGCAAATACCGGAACTTACGGGCATCCTGTGCCAACAGAAGTTCCTCTTGGAGCTGAAAAAGGAAAAGCTATACTGGTTTCCGGACACGATCTTAAAGATTTGGGAAGGCTGCTTGAGCAGACTGAAGGAAAGGGAATAAACATTTATACCCATGGTGAAATGCTTCCATGTCATGGTTACCCTGAACTTAAAAAGTACAAGCATTTTTATGGGCATTACGGAACAGCATGGCAGAATCAGCAGAAAGAGTTTGCGGAATTCCCCGGTGCAATTCTTATGACCACAAACTGCATTCAGAAGCCTGTTACATCCTACCATGATAATATTTTTACTACCGGACTGGTGGGATGGCCCGGTGTAACCCATGTCTCCAATGATGATTTTACTCCTGTAATTGAAAAAGCTCTGGAGATGGACGGATTTACTGAGAAAACTGAAAAAGGCAAAGTTCTTTCCGGTTTTGCGCGCAATACTGTCCTTGGTGTTGCAGATAAAGTGATAGATGGCGTGAAGAGTGGAGCCATCCGCCATTTCTTCCTTGTCGGCGGGTGTGACGGAGCTAAGTCAGGGCGTAACTACTACACTGAATTTGTTGAGAAGGTTCCCGAGGACTGCATAGTGCTGACTCTTGCCTGCGGTAAGTTCAGATTCTTTGATAAGCAGCTCGGTGATATTGGCGGTATACCAAGGCTTCTTGATATCGGGCAGTGCAATGACGCTTATTCCGCTATCAAAATTGCTGTAGCCCTTGCCGAAGCTTTCGAGTGCGGAGTTAATGATCTTCCGCTTTCAATGATTCTTTCGTGGTATGAACAGAAAGCTGTAGCTATACTTTTGACCCTGCTGCATCTCGGAATCAAGGATATCCGTCTTGGACCAAGTCTTCCGGCGTTTATCAGCCCTAATGTTCTCAATTTCCTGGTGGAAAACTTTAATATTATGCCGATCAGTACCCCGGATGACGATTTGAAAGCAATTCTCGGGTAA
- a CDS encoding chemotaxis protein has translation MAGSNILLKAGTNEVEILELYLDEGMGDKYKRWSFGLNVAKVKKIMRDSDLKNFSGTNKNTQRLQNAQVDITNPLVIGMFEFMGRVIPLMDLCGWLKLRETDSSKRMIVVTEFNDTVSAFMVSGVNRIHRISWSDLEALSGRMAEYAEGTIIGTVKLTDPDRIMQILDLEQAMDDLCPSKSIKNLEDVVKVDHAVYNAICADDSRSMRNLVKGALEKGGFSVSAYANGQETWDALLELKEKAVARNVPITDLLQLVVSDIEMPVMDGHALTRKIKNDEVLKKLTVYLFSSLITEELRHKGLSVGADRQYSKPQIATLVETAIQEAGELE, from the coding sequence ATGGCCGGTTCTAATATTTTGTTGAAAGCTGGTACAAATGAAGTTGAAATACTTGAACTTTATCTTGATGAAGGTATGGGAGACAAGTATAAGCGCTGGTCTTTCGGGTTGAATGTGGCAAAAGTTAAAAAGATCATGCGTGATTCCGATCTTAAAAATTTTTCCGGTACAAATAAAAATACTCAAAGACTTCAAAACGCTCAGGTAGATATAACCAACCCTCTGGTTATCGGCATGTTCGAGTTCATGGGCAGAGTCATTCCTTTGATGGATTTGTGCGGATGGTTAAAACTCAGGGAAACGGATAGCTCCAAAAGAATGATTGTTGTGACCGAGTTTAATGATACCGTAAGTGCTTTTATGGTTTCAGGAGTTAATCGAATCCACAGGATAAGCTGGTCCGATCTTGAAGCTCTTTCAGGAAGAATGGCTGAATATGCTGAAGGAACCATTATCGGAACTGTCAAGCTTACAGATCCTGACAGAATCATGCAGATTCTTGATCTTGAGCAGGCTATGGATGACCTTTGTCCCTCAAAGTCCATCAAGAATCTTGAGGACGTGGTAAAGGTGGACCATGCTGTCTACAACGCAATTTGTGCTGATGATTCAAGGTCCATGCGCAATCTTGTAAAGGGAGCATTGGAGAAGGGCGGCTTCTCTGTTTCTGCCTATGCTAACGGTCAGGAAACATGGGATGCCCTTTTAGAGCTTAAAGAAAAAGCAGTCGCCAGAAATGTTCCCATAACCGATCTGCTTCAGCTTGTTGTTTCTGATATAGAAATGCCGGTTATGGACGGCCACGCACTGACTCGTAAAATAAAGAATGATGAAGTTCTCAAAAAACTTACAGTGTATCTTTTCTCCTCTTTAATTACTGAGGAGCTTAGGCACAAGGGGCTTTCTGTGGGAGCTGACCGTCAGTATTCCAAACCACAGATTGCTACACTTGTTGAGACAGCCATTCAGGAAGCCGGGGAGCTGGAATAA
- a CDS encoding 4Fe-4S binding protein: MKEKYSVEVCRGGKGGVQCHFALFVSEDFAAKIEKTIEKSGWPDFAEEQMGEKFRGHNVFKVRAAACPNGCTRPHIADIGLIRACVPVFEHSQCIGCGECASACPDDALNIVDGRVVITREKCLVCGQCLEACPVEAVSCARSGWRVLMGGRLGRHPRLGSELPGVYTSEEVLELIEKALALYMNNYEYGKRFGLIFDKTGYEPILED; encoded by the coding sequence ATGAAAGAAAAATATTCAGTTGAAGTCTGTAGAGGCGGTAAAGGCGGAGTCCAGTGTCATTTTGCTCTTTTTGTCTCTGAAGATTTTGCCGCAAAAATTGAAAAGACTATAGAAAAAAGTGGATGGCCTGATTTTGCCGAAGAGCAGATGGGAGAGAAGTTTCGTGGTCATAATGTTTTTAAAGTAAGAGCAGCAGCATGTCCTAACGGATGTACCAGACCGCATATTGCGGATATCGGTCTTATTCGTGCATGTGTACCTGTTTTTGAGCATAGCCAGTGTATCGGATGTGGAGAGTGTGCTTCGGCATGTCCTGATGATGCTCTCAATATTGTTGACGGAAGGGTTGTCATAACCCGTGAAAAATGTCTGGTCTGTGGACAGTGTCTGGAGGCATGTCCGGTTGAAGCTGTTTCCTGCGCGCGCAGCGGGTGGAGGGTTTTGATGGGTGGCAGGCTTGGACGGCACCCCCGGCTGGGAAGCGAACTCCCCGGAGTTTATACCAGTGAAGAAGTGCTGGAACTCATTGAAAAGGCTCTGGCCCTCTACATGAATAATTATGAATATGGTAAAAGGTTCGGGCTTATCTTTGATAAAACCGGATATGAGCCTATTTTAGAGGATTAA
- a CDS encoding 4Fe-4S binding protein, with the protein MSRNLLTPLSLMFCVLLATAHALRFGNIIEALTVVAALPMIFSRKAWCAEVLALSMLILSIFWLYVGGMFIDIRNSLGQPWIRLALIMTAVFGISIAAFVMCCSATGKKWFYREQGHSRYRASAFCLTFLLCFTARSKAPFDIFLADRFFPADRFFAGAGLLEILLLSYYSSWLVYKMADPAGMRKIRPVIWLLFSLVFFSQFIFGIAGVDKMLMTGTLHVPVPALIAAGPVFRGGGYFMPVLFTASIFIVGPAWCSWLCYIGAWDDRLSRMSGKKYHPLKGWILWLRLVLLILVILAAYLMRILEVPGVLAFGAAALFGIAGIAVMLLFSRRLGVMVHCSTFCPMGIISNLLGKLSLWRIKINHECSHCGACSRVCRYSALSIRDIELGRPGISCTLCGDCVSACGHSSIDYHLPFLSAETSRMIFIVLVSSLHAVFLGVARI; encoded by the coding sequence ATGAGTCGAAATCTGCTGACGCCACTGTCTTTGATGTTTTGCGTTTTACTTGCAACGGCTCACGCCTTGCGTTTTGGGAATATTATTGAGGCTCTGACTGTTGTGGCTGCGTTGCCCATGATCTTTTCACGCAAAGCATGGTGTGCGGAAGTTCTTGCCCTGTCAATGCTGATACTATCCATCTTCTGGCTTTATGTTGGTGGAATGTTTATAGATATCAGAAATTCTCTCGGGCAGCCGTGGATTCGGCTGGCCCTGATAATGACGGCAGTTTTTGGAATTAGCATTGCTGCGTTTGTGATGTGTTGCAGCGCTACTGGTAAAAAATGGTTTTACAGAGAACAAGGTCACAGCCGTTATCGTGCTTCGGCTTTTTGTCTGACCTTTTTATTATGCTTTACAGCCAGAAGCAAAGCTCCTTTTGATATTTTTCTTGCTGACAGATTTTTCCCGGCTGACAGATTTTTTGCGGGGGCAGGTCTGCTGGAGATTCTTCTGCTGTCTTATTATTCCTCATGGCTGGTATATAAAATGGCTGATCCAGCAGGAATGCGGAAAATTAGACCTGTTATCTGGCTTCTGTTTTCACTTGTCTTTTTCTCCCAATTTATTTTTGGCATTGCCGGAGTTGATAAAATGTTGATGACAGGGACTCTGCATGTTCCCGTTCCGGCTCTTATTGCGGCAGGACCTGTGTTCCGTGGCGGCGGGTATTTTATGCCTGTTCTGTTTACAGCCTCAATTTTTATTGTGGGGCCGGCATGGTGCAGCTGGCTTTGCTATATCGGAGCATGGGATGACCGCCTGAGTCGTATGTCAGGCAAAAAGTATCATCCGCTTAAAGGCTGGATTCTCTGGCTCAGGCTCGTACTTTTGATATTGGTAATTCTAGCTGCATATCTGATGAGGATTTTGGAAGTACCCGGCGTGCTTGCTTTTGGGGCTGCGGCTTTATTCGGGATTGCTGGAATAGCTGTAATGCTTCTTTTTTCCCGCAGGCTTGGGGTCATGGTTCATTGTTCCACTTTCTGCCCCATGGGAATTATTTCGAACCTGCTTGGAAAGCTTTCACTGTGGAGAATAAAAATTAATCATGAATGTTCACATTGTGGTGCATGTTCCAGAGTCTGCCGCTATAGCGCGCTTTCAATTCGTGATATAGAGCTGGGCCGTCCGGGAATTTCCTGCACGTTATGCGGGGATTGTGTCTCCGCATGCGGACACTCAAGCATTGATTATCATCTCCCGTTTTTATCCGCTGAAACATCACGTATGATTTTTATTGTTTTAGTTTCTTCCCTTCATGCTGTTTTTCTGGGCGTCGCCAGAATATGA